One window of Microbacterium sp. 1S1 genomic DNA carries:
- a CDS encoding thioredoxin domain-containing protein, which produces MTNRLADTLSPYLRAHADNPVDWYPWGEEAFAEARRRDVPMLISIGYSTCHWCHVMARESFADPETAARINEGFVAVKIDREEHPHVDGAYMAAASAFTQNLGWPLTVFTTPTGRAFYAGTYWPPEARPTMPAFRDVLAAVREAWTTRRAQAEESADAVTAALAEAAATSGSDVPDSAALAEAARGLAAREDTEFGGFGGAPKFPVATTLRFLQEPLIRETAPEAAAAAGRALAAMADSDLRDADGGFFRYATRRDWTVPHYERMLTDNAQLLEVALDAGDEETARGIARFLLGTLRREGGGFGAAQDSESWIDGIRSEGGYYLRPVAERADLEPPAVDGKVITGWNGLAIAALARAGAALGEDAWIAAAADAAAAVLGTNRGPDGALVRASLDGRSSAAVATPADLALLADGLFALAAATGDVAPAVTGRDLLDEVLDGAAGDDPLLRAQGIAASPDHTDGDLPSDSAAVAQAALTAWRLGAGDRYRAAAAERVEALASRALAQPFAHGSLLRVAAGLAAAPRQLVVVTEESGGALAAAARGADAEVVAVVTPAQAAAFAAAGFELFAGKAAGPERAYDCRAFVCRLPVSDPAEVSRAR; this is translated from the coding sequence ATGACGAACCGTCTCGCCGACACCCTCAGTCCGTACCTGCGGGCGCACGCCGACAACCCCGTCGACTGGTATCCGTGGGGGGAGGAGGCGTTCGCCGAGGCCCGCCGTCGCGACGTCCCGATGCTGATCTCGATCGGCTACTCCACGTGCCACTGGTGCCATGTGATGGCGAGGGAGTCGTTCGCCGATCCGGAGACCGCCGCGCGCATCAACGAAGGGTTCGTGGCGGTCAAGATCGACCGCGAGGAGCATCCGCACGTCGACGGCGCCTACATGGCCGCCGCGTCGGCGTTCACGCAGAACCTGGGCTGGCCACTGACGGTGTTCACCACGCCCACCGGCCGCGCGTTCTACGCGGGGACCTACTGGCCGCCCGAGGCACGGCCGACGATGCCCGCGTTCCGCGACGTGCTGGCCGCCGTGCGGGAGGCGTGGACGACGCGCCGCGCGCAGGCCGAGGAGTCTGCGGACGCGGTGACCGCGGCGCTCGCCGAAGCGGCAGCGACCTCAGGGTCAGACGTCCCTGACTCCGCGGCGCTCGCCGAGGCCGCCCGCGGGCTGGCCGCCAGGGAGGACACCGAGTTCGGCGGCTTCGGCGGCGCTCCGAAGTTCCCGGTGGCCACGACCCTGCGATTCCTGCAGGAGCCCCTCATCCGCGAGACCGCCCCGGAGGCGGCGGCCGCAGCAGGGCGCGCGCTCGCGGCGATGGCGGACTCGGATCTGCGTGATGCCGACGGCGGGTTCTTCCGCTACGCGACCAGGCGGGACTGGACGGTGCCGCACTACGAGCGCATGCTGACCGACAACGCCCAGCTGCTCGAGGTCGCCCTCGACGCCGGGGACGAGGAGACGGCCCGCGGCATCGCCCGCTTCCTGCTCGGCACGCTCCGGCGGGAGGGCGGCGGCTTCGGGGCCGCCCAGGACTCCGAGTCATGGATCGACGGCATCCGCAGCGAGGGCGGCTACTACCTCCGCCCGGTCGCGGAGCGCGCCGACCTGGAGCCGCCGGCGGTGGACGGCAAGGTGATCACCGGCTGGAACGGCCTCGCGATCGCCGCGCTCGCTCGGGCCGGCGCCGCGCTCGGCGAGGACGCGTGGATCGCCGCGGCCGCAGACGCCGCCGCTGCCGTCCTCGGCACCAATCGCGGCCCGGACGGCGCTCTCGTCCGCGCGTCACTGGACGGGCGGTCCTCCGCCGCCGTGGCGACCCCGGCCGACCTCGCCCTCCTCGCCGACGGCCTGTTCGCCCTCGCGGCAGCGACGGGCGACGTCGCTCCGGCGGTCACGGGTCGCGACCTCCTCGACGAGGTGCTGGACGGCGCCGCGGGGGACGACCCGCTGCTCCGCGCGCAGGGCATCGCCGCCTCGCCCGACCACACCGATGGCGACCTTCCCTCCGACTCGGCGGCAGTCGCGCAGGCCGCGCTCACCGCCTGGCGTCTCGGGGCGGGGGACCGCTACCGCGCGGCGGCGGCCGAGCGGGTGGAGGCACTCGCCTCCCGGGCGCTCGCGCAGCCCTTCGCCCACGGCAGCCTGCTGCGGGTCGCCGCCGGTCTCGCCGCCGCGCCCCGTCAGCTCGTCGTGGTGACGGAGGAGTCCGGCGGAGCACTCGCCGCCGCCGCCCGCGGAGCCGATGCCGAGGTCGTCGCGGTCGTCACCCCCGCCCAGGCCGCCGCGTTCGCCGCCGCGGGGTTCGAGCTGTTCGCGGGTAAGGCGGCGGGGCCAGAGCGCGCCTACGACTGTCGTGCCTTCGTGTGCCGCCTTCCGGTGAGTGATCCGGCCGAGGTGTCCCGCGCACGGTGA